The Pseudomonas benzenivorans region CTCCAGCAGGTTCTCCGGCAGCGAGGCGCAGTTCTGCACGACGAAGGCCTGGCTCCGGCGCAGGCCGCAGTCGTGGATGGCGCGGGCCACCAGCTCCTTGCCGGTGCCGGTCTCGCCGGTCAGCAGCACGCTGACCGGGTTGTGCAGCACCTTGCCGATCAACTGGTAGACGCCGCGCATGCGCGGGCTGTCGCCGATCAGGCCGTAGCCGCTGGCGCAGGGCGTGGGCGGGTTGGCCAGCGGCTTCTCGCCGCTGGGCGCGCGCAGGCGTTGCAGCAGGTGCAGCTGGGCGATGACGAAGGCGCCGAGTTGGCCGAGGGAGCCGGCGAAGCCCTGCAGGTCGCGCGACAGCTGGCTGGCGCAGAGCAGCAGGCCGCTGACCCGCCGGTGTTCATCCAGCAGCGGCAGGCACAGCAGGCTACGCCAGGGCTGGGCGGCATCCGGCAGGAAGCCGGTCTGGTGCAGGCTGCGGTCCAGCTCGTGCAGGCTGAGGACCTGGTTCTGGCACAGGCAGAACTGCAGCAGCTGCTCGCCGTCGTAGTCGCTCGGCAGGCTGTCGCGTTCGCGCGGCTGCAGCAGGCCGTCCTGCCACTCGGCGGACAGGGTCAGGCGGGTGTGGGTCGCGTCCAGCAGGTACAGCTGGCTCAGCTCGCAGCTGGCCAGTTGCGCGGCGGCCTCGACCAGGCCGCCGAGCAGGCGCTCGGCGTCCGCCGCGCGGGCCAGGCCGGCGAAACGCTGCAGCAGCGCCTCGGCATAGCGCAGCGGCTGCGGCACCTGGTCGAACAGCGGCGGGACCTTAAGCGAACTCACAGATCACCGCTCCTTCGCCATCCAGGGTGGCGTGTACGCGTTGCAGCTGTTCGCCACGGGCCATGGCATCGAGCAGGCGGTCGACCACCTGCGGTTGCAGATGCTGGTCGATCAGGTGGTCGATCAGCCGTGCGCCGCTGTCACCGTGGCTGCAGCGCTCGGCCAGGTTGTCGACCAGGGCGGCGCAGTGGCTGAACTGCAACTGCCGGCGAGCCAGGCGTTCGCCGAAACGGGCCAGCTTGAGCTCGACCAGCTCGCCGAGCACCTCGCCCGCCACCGGGTAGTAGGGCACCACGCGCATGCGCCCGAGCAGCGCCGGCTTGAAGTGCTGGCTGAGGGTCGGGCGGATGGCCTGCTCCAGGTCCTCGGCGGCCGGGCGCTGGCCGCCCTGGCAGAGGCCGGCGATGCGCTCGCTGGCCAGGTTGCTGGTCATCAGGATCAGGCAGTTGCGGAAGTTGATCTCGCGGCCCTCGCCGTCGTTGGCCACGCCCTTGTCGAAGATCTGGTAGAAGACGTTCATCACCTCGGGGTCGGCCTTCTCCACCTCGTCGAGCAGCACCACCGAGTAGGGCTTCTGGCGTACCGCCTCGGTGAGCATGCCGCCCTCGCCGTAGCCCACGTAGCCGGGCGGTGCGCCGATCAGCCGCGAGACCGTGTGCTTTTCCTGGAACTCGGACATGTTGATGGTGGTGAGGAAGCGCTCGCCGCCGTACAGCAGGTCGGCCAGGGCCAGGGCGGTCTCGGTCTTGCCGACGCCACTGGGGCCGACCAGCAGGAACACCCCGACCGGGGCGTCGGCGCGGTTGAGGCCGGCGGCGGTGGCGCGCATGGAGCGGTCCAGGGCGGCGACCGCCTGCTCCTGGCCCCGCAGGCGCCGACGCAGGTCGTCGGCGAAGCTCAGCACCTTGCTGTTGTGTTCGCGGGCCAGCTGGGACAGCGGCACGCCGGTCCAGTGGCTGATCACCTCGGCGACCAGGCGCGGGCAGACCTCGAAGCTGACCAGGCGCTCGCTGCTCTGGGCGGCGGCCAGTTCGAGCTGGACCTCGCGCAGCTGGGCTTCCAGCTGCTCCAGCGCCGGCGGCGCTTCGCCCGCCGCCGGGTCTTGCGGCACGCCGGTAGCGCAAGGCGCTTGGCGCGCGTGGGCGCACTGCTTGCGCAGGTCGAGCAGGCGTTCGGCCAGCTGGCGTTGCGCGGCCCAGCGGGTCTCGATCTGCTCCAGTTCGGCGCGGGCCTCGCCCAGGCGACTCTCCAGCTGGTCGAGGCTGTCGCCGTCGATCGGCAGGCCGGCGTCCAGGTCGCGGCGCAGGGCCTCGCCCTGGCGCTCGCCCTCGGCGATCTCGCCGCGCAGGCGCTCCAGCGCCTCAGGTGCGGCGGCCAGGCTGATGCGCACCCGGGCGCAGGCGGTATCCAGCACGTCCACGGCCTTGTCCGGCAGCTGGCGGCCGGCCAGGTAGCGAGCGGAGAGTTCGGCGGCGGCCACCACGGCGTCGTCGCGCAGGTAGATGCCGTGGCTCTTCTCGTACACCGGGGCCAGGCCGCGGAGGATGGTCACCGCCTCCTCGACGCTCGGCTCGTGCAGCTGCACCGGCTGGAAGCGCCGGGTCAGGGCCGGGTCCTTCTCGAAGTACTTCTTGTACTCGCTCCAGGTGGTGGCGGCGATGGTGCGCAGCTCACCCCGGGCCAGGGCCGGCTTGAGCAGGTTGGCGGCATCGCCGCTGCCGGCCTGGCCGCCGGCGCCGATCAAGGTGTGCGCCTCGTCGATGAACAGGATGATCGGCTTGGGCGACGCCTTGACCTCGTCGATCACCCCCTGCAGGCGCCGCTCGAACTCGCCTTTGACGCTGGCGCCGGCCTGCAGCAGGCCGAGGTCGAGGCACAGCAGCTCGACGCCCTTGAGCGCCTCGGGCACCTCGCCGGCGGCGATGCGCAGGGCCAGGCCTTCGACTATGGCGGTCTTGCCGACGCCGGCCTCGCCGACCACGATCGGATTGCTCTTACGCCGACGGGCGAGGATGTCGATCATCTGGCGGATCGCCCCGTCGCGGCACAGCACCGGGTCGAGCTTGCCGTCGCGGGCCTGCTGAGTGAAGTTGTGGGTGAAGCGCGCCAGATTCGACTCGCCGCCTGCCGCCGTCTTGCCCGGGGTCGCCTCGGGCTGCTGGGCCAGGGCGAACTCGCGCAGGCGCTCGGCATTAAGCTTGCTCAGCAAGGCTTGATAGTGGCTGCCGGCATAGCGCATCGGGTTGCGCAGCAGGGCGAGGATCAGCGCGGCCTGCTCGACCTGGCTCTGGCCCAATTCGAGGTTGGCCACCAGCAGGGCATCTTGCAGCCATTGCACCAGTTCGGCGGAGAACACCGGGTTGCGCGATTCGCTGTGCTCGCCGCGCGGCTGCAGGGCGCTGGCCAGCTCAAAGGCGTCCACCTCGGCATCCTGCAGGGCACGGCCGAGCAGGCCGTCGGGGCGCTCGAGCAGGCCGAGCAGCAGGTCCTCGACCAGGATCTTGCTGCCGCCGCGCACCACGCAGCGCTCGGCGGCGGTTTCCAGGTCGCGCTTGGTCGCGGCGTCCAGGGCCTGTACCAGTTGTTGCAAGTCGACGTTGATCATTTCTCATCTTCCTTAATGGGTGCGGCTGCCGAGGGTGACCAGACCGTCGGCGCGTTCGCGGCCGAGCCAGCTGGTCCAGCCGAGGCGGCAGGGGTTGCCTTCGCCGATGCGCAGATCGCGGATTTCGTCCTGGCGCAGTTGCAGGCGGATGTCGTAGTCCAGCGGATCGCGCAGGGTGAAGCGCACCAGCGCGCAGAGCGGCTGGTAGCCCGTGCCGATCGGCAGGAATTCGTGGAAACGCTGCCAGCCGAGCTGGCGGATGTGGATGCGGAACTTGCCGCCGCGGTCGCGGACCCATTCGCCCAGTACCAGGTCCTCGCCCAGGCGGCTGTTGCCCAGGCCGAGGCGGTTGCGCTGCTCGCCGAGGATCTCCACCTGACGCTCCAGGCACTGCTCGATATGCAGCTCGGCGTGCTTGAAGTAGTAACGCAGCACCGACTCGATCAGCGCCGCCGAGTGGGCGCGCAGGCTGAGCAGGCCGAGGTAGGGCAGCAGGCGCTTCCAGTTCAGCTCCGAGGCGGCGCGGATCTGCGCGCCGCCCAGGCCGATCAGGGCGAACAGCTGCTCGGAGAAGGGATCCAGGGCGCCACTCTGGAAGCGCGCGTGGTAGCGGTACTTCTGCCAGATCGGCAGCAGCAGGCGCTGCAGGCGGTTGTTGAACAGGTCGAGGAAGTCCCGGGTCGGGTTGCCGTCCTCGCTGTCGCCCAGGGCCTGCTCGCCATAGAAGGCCGGCAGCGGCGAGCCGGCGCCGAACAGGCTGACCAGGTTGATGCGCAGGCGCGCGCGCAGCTCGCCGTGCTCCTCGAAGAACTGCACGCGATCGATGTCGCTGCCGGGGAAGCCCAGGCTCGGGTTGGCCTGCAGTTCCAGGCGCTGCTGCAGGGCCTCCTCATCCAGGTGCGGATGGGCCTCGCGCAGGCGTTCGAGCACCAGCTGCACACCCTGGAACAGGCTGTACTCGCGGATGCCCCGGCTCAAGCGGCTTAGAGCAGGGGCTGTTGCCCCATGCGCGGCGTCCATTGGTACACCTCTCCCTGTGTGCTCTGCACGCGCAGCTCGTGGTACGAGTTGAGGCTGGCGTACAGGGCGAAAAATTCATTGAGCACCGAGGCGAAGAGGAACAGGTCGCCCTCGCCCAGGTAGCCTTCGGGGTCGATCGTCAGCTCGGTGCGCACCCCGCGTACCGGCAGGCCGCGGTGCAGGCGGTCGACGTGACGGTGGCCGATGCTCTTGAGGCCGTCGAGCAGGCGCTTGCTGACCTTCTCCGCATGCTGGTCGTAGTAGCGCGGCAGGTCGTAGGT contains the following coding sequences:
- a CDS encoding sigma-54 interaction domain-containing protein, producing MFDQVPQPLRYAEALLQRFAGLARAADAERLLGGLVEAAAQLASCELSQLYLLDATHTRLTLSAEWQDGLLQPRERDSLPSDYDGEQLLQFCLCQNQVLSLHELDRSLHQTGFLPDAAQPWRSLLCLPLLDEHRRVSGLLLCASQLSRDLQGFAGSLGQLGAFVIAQLHLLQRLRAPSGEKPLANPPTPCASGYGLIGDSPRMRGVYQLIGKVLHNPVSVLLTGETGTGKELVARAIHDCGLRRSQAFVVQNCASLPENLLESELFGYRKGAFTGAERDRKGLFDAADGGTLFLDEIGDMPLALQAKLLRVLQEGEVRPLGSTATHKVDVRIVAATHRDLRALVEEGRFREDLFYRLSHFPIELPPLRERDQDILRLARHFADQASAFLQRETCRWADATLEQLAGYAFPGNVRELKGLVERAVLLCEGGELLPEHFNLRQDDDNVDNTLNLRERLERVERNLLLDCLRKNRGNQSQAARELGLPRRTLLYRMDRLSISPADV
- the tssG gene encoding type VI secretion system baseplate subunit TssG, with product MDAAHGATAPALSRLSRGIREYSLFQGVQLVLERLREAHPHLDEEALQQRLELQANPSLGFPGSDIDRVQFFEEHGELRARLRINLVSLFGAGSPLPAFYGEQALGDSEDGNPTRDFLDLFNNRLQRLLLPIWQKYRYHARFQSGALDPFSEQLFALIGLGGAQIRAASELNWKRLLPYLGLLSLRAHSAALIESVLRYYFKHAELHIEQCLERQVEILGEQRNRLGLGNSRLGEDLVLGEWVRDRGGKFRIHIRQLGWQRFHEFLPIGTGYQPLCALVRFTLRDPLDYDIRLQLRQDEIRDLRIGEGNPCRLGWTSWLGRERADGLVTLGSRTH
- the tssH gene encoding type VI secretion system ATPase TssH; this encodes MINVDLQQLVQALDAATKRDLETAAERCVVRGGSKILVEDLLLGLLERPDGLLGRALQDAEVDAFELASALQPRGEHSESRNPVFSAELVQWLQDALLVANLELGQSQVEQAALILALLRNPMRYAGSHYQALLSKLNAERLREFALAQQPEATPGKTAAGGESNLARFTHNFTQQARDGKLDPVLCRDGAIRQMIDILARRRKSNPIVVGEAGVGKTAIVEGLALRIAAGEVPEALKGVELLCLDLGLLQAGASVKGEFERRLQGVIDEVKASPKPIILFIDEAHTLIGAGGQAGSGDAANLLKPALARGELRTIAATTWSEYKKYFEKDPALTRRFQPVQLHEPSVEEAVTILRGLAPVYEKSHGIYLRDDAVVAAAELSARYLAGRQLPDKAVDVLDTACARVRISLAAAPEALERLRGEIAEGERQGEALRRDLDAGLPIDGDSLDQLESRLGEARAELEQIETRWAAQRQLAERLLDLRKQCAHARQAPCATGVPQDPAAGEAPPALEQLEAQLREVQLELAAAQSSERLVSFEVCPRLVAEVISHWTGVPLSQLAREHNSKVLSFADDLRRRLRGQEQAVAALDRSMRATAAGLNRADAPVGVFLLVGPSGVGKTETALALADLLYGGERFLTTINMSEFQEKHTVSRLIGAPPGYVGYGEGGMLTEAVRQKPYSVVLLDEVEKADPEVMNVFYQIFDKGVANDGEGREINFRNCLILMTSNLASERIAGLCQGGQRPAAEDLEQAIRPTLSQHFKPALLGRMRVVPYYPVAGEVLGELVELKLARFGERLARRQLQFSHCAALVDNLAERCSHGDSGARLIDHLIDQHLQPQVVDRLLDAMARGEQLQRVHATLDGEGAVICEFA